A window of the Electrophorus electricus isolate fEleEle1 chromosome 11, fEleEle1.pri, whole genome shotgun sequence genome harbors these coding sequences:
- the zmiz1a gene encoding zinc finger MIZ domain-containing protein 1a isoform X2 gives MNSIPSMDRHIQQTNDRLLCIKQHLQNPANFQTAATELLDWCGDPRAFQRPFEQSLMGCLTVVSRVAAQQGFDLDLGYRLLAVCAANRDKFTPKSAETNTCRRCQSDSALLSSWCEELGRLLLLRHQKNRQSEPQGKVPMQAPMNSMKPALSHSDGSFPYDTVPWQQNTNQAPGSLSVVTTVWGVTNTSQSQVLGNPMANTNNPMNPGGNGIGSGISASNQGINSPQFPGQQQQFSGKGGSNQAYMQQGMYGRTGHPGTAGFSGSYPGGPNAPGGIGMPPHTRPPSDFTQPAAAAAAAAVAAAAATATATATATVAALQETNKDMNQYGQMCSSFQMGPTQGYNNQFMNQPGPRGPPAMAGGMNPGGMGGSINSSNLSGPPMGLNQPRAPGMGPFGGHGQRMPQQGYPGPRPQSMPMPGTKRPYPGEPNYGGQQFGPNGQFPNQQGQYPNPNASRALPSPNYPAQRMPGQQGSGQYPPSGVPMGQYYKEPFNGQNSNFSAGGYAYNQGNGPPRQVVNYPHSPVPGNPTPPMTPGSSIPPYLSPNQDVKPPFPPDMKPNMTSLPPPPANPNEELRLTFPVRDGVVLEPFRLEHNLAVSNHVFHLRPSVHQTLMWRSDLELQFKCYHHEDRQMNTNWPASVQVSVNATPLTIERGDNKTSHKPLHLKHVCQPGRNTIQITVTACCCSHLFVLQLVHRPSVRSVLQGLLKKRLLPAEHCITKIKRNFSSVAASSGNAPLNGEDGVEQTAIKVSLKCPITFRRIQLPARGHDCKHVQCFDLESYLQLNCERGTWRCPVCNKTALLEGLEVDQYMWGILNAIQNSEFEEVTIDPTCSWRPVPIKSDLLIKEDPDGPLAKRFKTMSPSQMIMPNVMDMIAQLGPGPSPYTSIPPQHAGNSGEYGGQGRGNSYQGHGNFDFPHGNTGGGAPMNDFMHGPQLSHPPDVPNSLMGPDKALGHGMPDSMPHPVSAEQSHASMQQGMHASPHPNSQSAQPLHHSGPPSSQPPRQAPPTQQQPGPNSHPHSDMTFNPAGEGQVGSQGPADMPEPSLDLLPELANPDELLSYLDPPDLPSNSNDDLLSLFENN, from the exons AAACCAACACCTGCAGGAGATGTCAAAGTGACTCAG ctctACTGTCATCGTGGTGTGAGGAGCTGGGCCGGCTGCTCCTGCTGCGGCACCAGAAGAATCGGCAGAGTGAGCCCCAGGGCAAGGTGCCCATGCAGGCGCCCATGAACTCCATGAAGCCAGCGCTCTCCCACAG TGATGGGTCCTTTCCATATGACACTGTTCCCTGGCAACAAAATACCAACCAGGCTCCCGGCTCATTGTCAGTGGTGACAACGGTGTGGGGGGTTACCAATACATCACAAAGTCAG GTTTTGGGTAACCCCATGGCCAACACCAACAACCCTATGAACCCTGGAGGCAATGGAATAGGGTCGGGCATATCAGCCAGCAACCAAGGGATCAACTCCCCTCAGTTCCCCGGACAACAACAGCAGTTTTCAGGCAAAGGGGGCTCCAACCAGGCCTACATGCAGCAGGGCATGTATGGGCGAACAGGGCATCCTGGAACTGCAGGTTTCAGTGGCAG TTACCCAGGTGGTCCGAATGCTCCAGGTGGAATAGGCATGCCCCCCCACACCCGGCCGCCATCGGACTTCACCCAGCCTGccgctgcagctgctgcagctgccgTCGCTGCCGCCGCCGCCACAGCAACGGCCACTGCCACGGCCACTGTAGCCGCGCTGCAGGAGACCAACAAGGACATGAACCAGTACGGGCAG ATGTGCTCCTCATTTCAGATGGGACCCACGCAGGGCTATAACAACCAGTTCATGAATCAGCCCGGACCCCGTGGCCCGCCTGCCATGGCAGGCGGAATGAACCCGGGCGGAATGGGTGGGAGCATAAACAGCTCCAACCTCAGCGGCCCACCCATGGGCTTGAACCAGCCCCGAGCTCCAGGGATGGGTCCCTTTGGGGGCCATGGCCAGAGAATGCCCCAGCAGGGCTATCCAGGGCCCAGGCCCCAATCCATGCCCATGCCAGGCACCAAGAGACCTTATCCTGGAGAG CCTAACTATGGGGGTCAGCAGTTTGGACCAAATGGACAGTTTCCCAACCAGCAAGGACAGTATCCTAACCCAAATGCATCCAGAGCCCTGCCCTCACCCAACTACCCGGCACAAAGGATGCCAGGCCAGCAGGGCTCCGGCCAGTATCCCCCTTCAGGGGTGCCCATGGGCCAGTACTACAAG GAGCCATTTAATGGTCAAAACAGCAATTTCTCTGCAGGTGGTTATGCCTACAATCAAGGCAATGGG CCTCCGCGGCAGGTTGTGAACTATCCTCACTCGCCAGTTCCTGGGAACCCCACACCACCCATGACTCCAGGAAGTAGTATCCCTCCATACCTATCTCCCAACCAAGACGTCAAGCCGCCATTTCCTCCTGATATGAAACCAAACATGACGTCCCTACCTCCACCACCCG CTAACCCCAACGAGGAACTGCGGTTGACCTTTCCCGTGCGGGACGGCGTGGTGCTGGAGCCTTTCCGCCTGGAACACAACCTGGCTGTCAGTAACCATGTCTTCCATCTGCGGCCCTCCGTCCACCAGACCCTCATGTGGCG GTCAGACCTGGAGCTTCAGTTTAAGTGCTACCACCACGAGGACCGGCAGATGAACACCAACTGGCCGGCGTCGGTGCAGGTCAGCGTCAATGCCACTCCGCTCACCATCGAGAGGGGTGATAACAAGACCTCCCACAAACCCCTGCACCTGAAGCATGTGTGTCAGCCGGGGAGGAACACCATCCAGATCACAGTCACAGCCTGCTGCTGT TCACACTTGTTCGTGCTGCAGCTGGTGCACAGGCCGTCGGTGAGGTCTGTTCTGCAGGGCCTGCTCAAGAAGAGACTCCTACCCGCAGAACACTGCATCACCAAAA TAAAGCGAAACTTCAGCAGTGTGGCAGCATCTTCTGGGAATGCCCCACTGAACGGGGAGGATGGCGTGGAGCAGACGGCCATCAAAGTGTCCCTCAAGTGTCCCATCACATTCCGGCGGATCCAGCTTCCTGCCCGAGGTCATGACTGCAAACACGTACAG TGTTTTGACCTGGAGTCCTATTTGCAGCTGAACTGTGAGAGAGGAACGTGGCGATGTCCTGTATGCAA TAAAACCGCATTATTGGAGGGTCTGGAAGTGGACCAGTACATGTGGGGAATTCTCAATGCCATCCAAAA TTCAGAGTTCGAAGAGGTCACCATTGACCCCACGTGTAGCTGGCGGCCGGTGCCCATAAAGTCAGATCTGCTCATAAAGGAGGACCCGGATGGTCCTCTGGCCAAGCGCTTTAAGACAATGAGTCCCAGTCAGATGATCATGCCCAACGTGATGGACATGATCGCGCAGCTCGGACCAGGTCCCTCGCCCTACACCTCCATCCCTCCCCAGCATGCAGGGAACAGCGGCGAGTACGGAGGCCAAGGTAGAG GCAACAGTTACCAGGGCCATGGAAACTTTGACTTTCCCCATGGTAACACTGGTGGAGGAGCTCCCATGAATGACTTCATGCACGGGCCGCAGCTCTCCCACCCACCGGACGTGCCCAACAGCCTTATGGGGCCAGACAAAGCCCTCGGCCATGGCATGCCCGATTCG ATGCCCCATCCAGTGAGTGCTGAGCAGTCCCATGCTTCCATGCAACAAGGCATGCACgcatccccccaccccaacagccaatcagcacagcCATTACATCACAGTGGCCCCCCATCCTCCCAGCCCCCACgccaagccccgcccacacagCAGCAACCTGGCCCCAACAGCCACCCACACAGCGACATGACCTTCAACCCTGCTGGCGAGGGCCAGGTGGGCAGCCAGGGACCGGCAGACATGCCCGAGCCCTCTCTGGAC CTGCTACCAGAGCTGGCAAACCCAGATGAGTTACTGTCATATTTAGACCCTCCTGACCTCCCGAGCAACAGCAATGATGATCTGCTCTCGCTGTTTGAGAACAACTGA
- the zmiz1a gene encoding zinc finger MIZ domain-containing protein 1a isoform X4: MNSIPSMDRHIQQTNDRLLCIKQHLQNPANFQTAATELLDWCGDPRAFQRPFEQSLMGCLTVVSRVAAQQGFDLDLGYRLLAVCAANRDKFTPKSAALLSSWCEELGRLLLLRHQKNRQSEPQGKVPMQAPMNSMKPALSHSDGSFPYDTVPWQQNTNQAPGSLSVVTTVWGVTNTSQSQVLGNPMANTNNPMNPGGNGIGSGISASNQGINSPQFPGQQQQFSGKGGSNQAYMQQGMYGRTGHPGTAGFSGSYPGGPNAPGGIGMPPHTRPPSDFTQPAAAAAAAAVAAAAATATATATATVAALQETNKDMNQYGQMCSSFQMGPTQGYNNQFMNQPGPRGPPAMAGGMNPGGMGGSINSSNLSGPPMGLNQPRAPGMGPFGGHGQRMPQQGYPGPRPQSMPMPGTKRPYPGEPNYGGQQFGPNGQFPNQQGQYPNPNASRALPSPNYPAQRMPGQQGSGQYPPSGVPMGQYYKQEPFNGQNSNFSAGGYAYNQGNGPPRQVVNYPHSPVPGNPTPPMTPGSSIPPYLSPNQDVKPPFPPDMKPNMTSLPPPPANPNEELRLTFPVRDGVVLEPFRLEHNLAVSNHVFHLRPSVHQTLMWRSDLELQFKCYHHEDRQMNTNWPASVQVSVNATPLTIERGDNKTSHKPLHLKHVCQPGRNTIQITVTACCCSHLFVLQLVHRPSVRSVLQGLLKKRLLPAEHCITKIKRNFSSVAASSGNAPLNGEDGVEQTAIKVSLKCPITFRRIQLPARGHDCKHVQCFDLESYLQLNCERGTWRCPVCNKTALLEGLEVDQYMWGILNAIQNSEFEEVTIDPTCSWRPVPIKSDLLIKEDPDGPLAKRFKTMSPSQMIMPNVMDMIAQLGPGPSPYTSIPPQHAGNSGEYGGQGRGNSYQGHGNFDFPHGNTGGGAPMNDFMHGPQLSHPPDVPNSLMGPDKALGHGMPDSMPHPVSAEQSHASMQQGMHASPHPNSQSAQPLHHSGPPSSQPPRQAPPTQQQPGPNSHPHSDMTFNPAGEGQVGSQGPADMPEPSLDLLPELANPDELLSYLDPPDLPSNSNDDLLSLFENN; this comes from the exons ctctACTGTCATCGTGGTGTGAGGAGCTGGGCCGGCTGCTCCTGCTGCGGCACCAGAAGAATCGGCAGAGTGAGCCCCAGGGCAAGGTGCCCATGCAGGCGCCCATGAACTCCATGAAGCCAGCGCTCTCCCACAG TGATGGGTCCTTTCCATATGACACTGTTCCCTGGCAACAAAATACCAACCAGGCTCCCGGCTCATTGTCAGTGGTGACAACGGTGTGGGGGGTTACCAATACATCACAAAGTCAG GTTTTGGGTAACCCCATGGCCAACACCAACAACCCTATGAACCCTGGAGGCAATGGAATAGGGTCGGGCATATCAGCCAGCAACCAAGGGATCAACTCCCCTCAGTTCCCCGGACAACAACAGCAGTTTTCAGGCAAAGGGGGCTCCAACCAGGCCTACATGCAGCAGGGCATGTATGGGCGAACAGGGCATCCTGGAACTGCAGGTTTCAGTGGCAG TTACCCAGGTGGTCCGAATGCTCCAGGTGGAATAGGCATGCCCCCCCACACCCGGCCGCCATCGGACTTCACCCAGCCTGccgctgcagctgctgcagctgccgTCGCTGCCGCCGCCGCCACAGCAACGGCCACTGCCACGGCCACTGTAGCCGCGCTGCAGGAGACCAACAAGGACATGAACCAGTACGGGCAG ATGTGCTCCTCATTTCAGATGGGACCCACGCAGGGCTATAACAACCAGTTCATGAATCAGCCCGGACCCCGTGGCCCGCCTGCCATGGCAGGCGGAATGAACCCGGGCGGAATGGGTGGGAGCATAAACAGCTCCAACCTCAGCGGCCCACCCATGGGCTTGAACCAGCCCCGAGCTCCAGGGATGGGTCCCTTTGGGGGCCATGGCCAGAGAATGCCCCAGCAGGGCTATCCAGGGCCCAGGCCCCAATCCATGCCCATGCCAGGCACCAAGAGACCTTATCCTGGAGAG CCTAACTATGGGGGTCAGCAGTTTGGACCAAATGGACAGTTTCCCAACCAGCAAGGACAGTATCCTAACCCAAATGCATCCAGAGCCCTGCCCTCACCCAACTACCCGGCACAAAGGATGCCAGGCCAGCAGGGCTCCGGCCAGTATCCCCCTTCAGGGGTGCCCATGGGCCAGTACTACAAG CAGGAGCCATTTAATGGTCAAAACAGCAATTTCTCTGCAGGTGGTTATGCCTACAATCAAGGCAATGGG CCTCCGCGGCAGGTTGTGAACTATCCTCACTCGCCAGTTCCTGGGAACCCCACACCACCCATGACTCCAGGAAGTAGTATCCCTCCATACCTATCTCCCAACCAAGACGTCAAGCCGCCATTTCCTCCTGATATGAAACCAAACATGACGTCCCTACCTCCACCACCCG CTAACCCCAACGAGGAACTGCGGTTGACCTTTCCCGTGCGGGACGGCGTGGTGCTGGAGCCTTTCCGCCTGGAACACAACCTGGCTGTCAGTAACCATGTCTTCCATCTGCGGCCCTCCGTCCACCAGACCCTCATGTGGCG GTCAGACCTGGAGCTTCAGTTTAAGTGCTACCACCACGAGGACCGGCAGATGAACACCAACTGGCCGGCGTCGGTGCAGGTCAGCGTCAATGCCACTCCGCTCACCATCGAGAGGGGTGATAACAAGACCTCCCACAAACCCCTGCACCTGAAGCATGTGTGTCAGCCGGGGAGGAACACCATCCAGATCACAGTCACAGCCTGCTGCTGT TCACACTTGTTCGTGCTGCAGCTGGTGCACAGGCCGTCGGTGAGGTCTGTTCTGCAGGGCCTGCTCAAGAAGAGACTCCTACCCGCAGAACACTGCATCACCAAAA TAAAGCGAAACTTCAGCAGTGTGGCAGCATCTTCTGGGAATGCCCCACTGAACGGGGAGGATGGCGTGGAGCAGACGGCCATCAAAGTGTCCCTCAAGTGTCCCATCACATTCCGGCGGATCCAGCTTCCTGCCCGAGGTCATGACTGCAAACACGTACAG TGTTTTGACCTGGAGTCCTATTTGCAGCTGAACTGTGAGAGAGGAACGTGGCGATGTCCTGTATGCAA TAAAACCGCATTATTGGAGGGTCTGGAAGTGGACCAGTACATGTGGGGAATTCTCAATGCCATCCAAAA TTCAGAGTTCGAAGAGGTCACCATTGACCCCACGTGTAGCTGGCGGCCGGTGCCCATAAAGTCAGATCTGCTCATAAAGGAGGACCCGGATGGTCCTCTGGCCAAGCGCTTTAAGACAATGAGTCCCAGTCAGATGATCATGCCCAACGTGATGGACATGATCGCGCAGCTCGGACCAGGTCCCTCGCCCTACACCTCCATCCCTCCCCAGCATGCAGGGAACAGCGGCGAGTACGGAGGCCAAGGTAGAG GCAACAGTTACCAGGGCCATGGAAACTTTGACTTTCCCCATGGTAACACTGGTGGAGGAGCTCCCATGAATGACTTCATGCACGGGCCGCAGCTCTCCCACCCACCGGACGTGCCCAACAGCCTTATGGGGCCAGACAAAGCCCTCGGCCATGGCATGCCCGATTCG ATGCCCCATCCAGTGAGTGCTGAGCAGTCCCATGCTTCCATGCAACAAGGCATGCACgcatccccccaccccaacagccaatcagcacagcCATTACATCACAGTGGCCCCCCATCCTCCCAGCCCCCACgccaagccccgcccacacagCAGCAACCTGGCCCCAACAGCCACCCACACAGCGACATGACCTTCAACCCTGCTGGCGAGGGCCAGGTGGGCAGCCAGGGACCGGCAGACATGCCCGAGCCCTCTCTGGAC CTGCTACCAGAGCTGGCAAACCCAGATGAGTTACTGTCATATTTAGACCCTCCTGACCTCCCGAGCAACAGCAATGATGATCTGCTCTCGCTGTTTGAGAACAACTGA
- the zmiz1a gene encoding zinc finger MIZ domain-containing protein 1a isoform X5, which translates to MNSIPSMDRHIQQTNDRLLCIKQHLQNPANFQTAATELLDWCGDPRAFQRPFEQSLMGCLTVVSRVAAQQGFDLDLGYRLLAVCAANRDKFTPKSAALLSSWCEELGRLLLLRHQKNRQSEPQGKVPMQAPMNSMKPALSHSDGSFPYDTVPWQQNTNQAPGSLSVVTTVWGVTNTSQSQVLGNPMANTNNPMNPGGNGIGSGISASNQGINSPQFPGQQQQFSGKGGSNQAYMQQGMYGRTGHPGTAGFSGSYPGGPNAPGGIGMPPHTRPPSDFTQPAAAAAAAAVAAAAATATATATATVAALQETNKDMNQYGQMCSSFQMGPTQGYNNQFMNQPGPRGPPAMAGGMNPGGMGGSINSSNLSGPPMGLNQPRAPGMGPFGGHGQRMPQQGYPGPRPQSMPMPGTKRPYPGEPNYGGQQFGPNGQFPNQQGQYPNPNASRALPSPNYPAQRMPGQQGSGQYPPSGVPMGQYYKQEPFNGQNSNFSAGGYAYNQGNGPPRQVVNYPHSPVPGNPTPPMTPGSSIPPYLSPNQDVKPPFPPDMKPNMTSLPPPPANPNEELRLTFPVRDGVVLEPFRLEHNLAVSNHVFHLRPSVHQTLMWRSDLELQFKCYHHEDRQMNTNWPASVQVSVNATPLTIERGDNKTSHKPLHLKHVCQPGRNTIQITVTACCCSHLFVLQLVHRPSVRSVLQGLLKKRLLPAEHCITKIKRNFSSVAASSGNAPLNGEDGVEQTAIKVSLKCPITFRRIQLPARGHDCKHVQCFDLESYLQLNCERGTWRCPVCNKTALLEGLEVDQYMWGILNAIQNSEFEEVTIDPTCSWRPVPIKSDLLIKEDPDGPLAKRFKTMSPSQMIMPNVMDMIAQLGPGPSPYTSIPPQHAGNSGEYGGQGNSYQGHGNFDFPHGNTGGGAPMNDFMHGPQLSHPPDVPNSLMGPDKALGHGMPDSMPHPVSAEQSHASMQQGMHASPHPNSQSAQPLHHSGPPSSQPPRQAPPTQQQPGPNSHPHSDMTFNPAGEGQVGSQGPADMPEPSLDLLPELANPDELLSYLDPPDLPSNSNDDLLSLFENN; encoded by the exons ctctACTGTCATCGTGGTGTGAGGAGCTGGGCCGGCTGCTCCTGCTGCGGCACCAGAAGAATCGGCAGAGTGAGCCCCAGGGCAAGGTGCCCATGCAGGCGCCCATGAACTCCATGAAGCCAGCGCTCTCCCACAG TGATGGGTCCTTTCCATATGACACTGTTCCCTGGCAACAAAATACCAACCAGGCTCCCGGCTCATTGTCAGTGGTGACAACGGTGTGGGGGGTTACCAATACATCACAAAGTCAG GTTTTGGGTAACCCCATGGCCAACACCAACAACCCTATGAACCCTGGAGGCAATGGAATAGGGTCGGGCATATCAGCCAGCAACCAAGGGATCAACTCCCCTCAGTTCCCCGGACAACAACAGCAGTTTTCAGGCAAAGGGGGCTCCAACCAGGCCTACATGCAGCAGGGCATGTATGGGCGAACAGGGCATCCTGGAACTGCAGGTTTCAGTGGCAG TTACCCAGGTGGTCCGAATGCTCCAGGTGGAATAGGCATGCCCCCCCACACCCGGCCGCCATCGGACTTCACCCAGCCTGccgctgcagctgctgcagctgccgTCGCTGCCGCCGCCGCCACAGCAACGGCCACTGCCACGGCCACTGTAGCCGCGCTGCAGGAGACCAACAAGGACATGAACCAGTACGGGCAG ATGTGCTCCTCATTTCAGATGGGACCCACGCAGGGCTATAACAACCAGTTCATGAATCAGCCCGGACCCCGTGGCCCGCCTGCCATGGCAGGCGGAATGAACCCGGGCGGAATGGGTGGGAGCATAAACAGCTCCAACCTCAGCGGCCCACCCATGGGCTTGAACCAGCCCCGAGCTCCAGGGATGGGTCCCTTTGGGGGCCATGGCCAGAGAATGCCCCAGCAGGGCTATCCAGGGCCCAGGCCCCAATCCATGCCCATGCCAGGCACCAAGAGACCTTATCCTGGAGAG CCTAACTATGGGGGTCAGCAGTTTGGACCAAATGGACAGTTTCCCAACCAGCAAGGACAGTATCCTAACCCAAATGCATCCAGAGCCCTGCCCTCACCCAACTACCCGGCACAAAGGATGCCAGGCCAGCAGGGCTCCGGCCAGTATCCCCCTTCAGGGGTGCCCATGGGCCAGTACTACAAG CAGGAGCCATTTAATGGTCAAAACAGCAATTTCTCTGCAGGTGGTTATGCCTACAATCAAGGCAATGGG CCTCCGCGGCAGGTTGTGAACTATCCTCACTCGCCAGTTCCTGGGAACCCCACACCACCCATGACTCCAGGAAGTAGTATCCCTCCATACCTATCTCCCAACCAAGACGTCAAGCCGCCATTTCCTCCTGATATGAAACCAAACATGACGTCCCTACCTCCACCACCCG CTAACCCCAACGAGGAACTGCGGTTGACCTTTCCCGTGCGGGACGGCGTGGTGCTGGAGCCTTTCCGCCTGGAACACAACCTGGCTGTCAGTAACCATGTCTTCCATCTGCGGCCCTCCGTCCACCAGACCCTCATGTGGCG GTCAGACCTGGAGCTTCAGTTTAAGTGCTACCACCACGAGGACCGGCAGATGAACACCAACTGGCCGGCGTCGGTGCAGGTCAGCGTCAATGCCACTCCGCTCACCATCGAGAGGGGTGATAACAAGACCTCCCACAAACCCCTGCACCTGAAGCATGTGTGTCAGCCGGGGAGGAACACCATCCAGATCACAGTCACAGCCTGCTGCTGT TCACACTTGTTCGTGCTGCAGCTGGTGCACAGGCCGTCGGTGAGGTCTGTTCTGCAGGGCCTGCTCAAGAAGAGACTCCTACCCGCAGAACACTGCATCACCAAAA TAAAGCGAAACTTCAGCAGTGTGGCAGCATCTTCTGGGAATGCCCCACTGAACGGGGAGGATGGCGTGGAGCAGACGGCCATCAAAGTGTCCCTCAAGTGTCCCATCACATTCCGGCGGATCCAGCTTCCTGCCCGAGGTCATGACTGCAAACACGTACAG TGTTTTGACCTGGAGTCCTATTTGCAGCTGAACTGTGAGAGAGGAACGTGGCGATGTCCTGTATGCAA TAAAACCGCATTATTGGAGGGTCTGGAAGTGGACCAGTACATGTGGGGAATTCTCAATGCCATCCAAAA TTCAGAGTTCGAAGAGGTCACCATTGACCCCACGTGTAGCTGGCGGCCGGTGCCCATAAAGTCAGATCTGCTCATAAAGGAGGACCCGGATGGTCCTCTGGCCAAGCGCTTTAAGACAATGAGTCCCAGTCAGATGATCATGCCCAACGTGATGGACATGATCGCGCAGCTCGGACCAGGTCCCTCGCCCTACACCTCCATCCCTCCCCAGCATGCAGGGAACAGCGGCGAGTACGGAGGCCAAG GCAACAGTTACCAGGGCCATGGAAACTTTGACTTTCCCCATGGTAACACTGGTGGAGGAGCTCCCATGAATGACTTCATGCACGGGCCGCAGCTCTCCCACCCACCGGACGTGCCCAACAGCCTTATGGGGCCAGACAAAGCCCTCGGCCATGGCATGCCCGATTCG ATGCCCCATCCAGTGAGTGCTGAGCAGTCCCATGCTTCCATGCAACAAGGCATGCACgcatccccccaccccaacagccaatcagcacagcCATTACATCACAGTGGCCCCCCATCCTCCCAGCCCCCACgccaagccccgcccacacagCAGCAACCTGGCCCCAACAGCCACCCACACAGCGACATGACCTTCAACCCTGCTGGCGAGGGCCAGGTGGGCAGCCAGGGACCGGCAGACATGCCCGAGCCCTCTCTGGAC CTGCTACCAGAGCTGGCAAACCCAGATGAGTTACTGTCATATTTAGACCCTCCTGACCTCCCGAGCAACAGCAATGATGATCTGCTCTCGCTGTTTGAGAACAACTGA